One stretch of Arachis hypogaea cultivar Tifrunner chromosome 20, arahy.Tifrunner.gnm2.J5K5, whole genome shotgun sequence DNA includes these proteins:
- the LOC112785740 gene encoding uncharacterized protein, protein MVRDYGETLLKCNPGSTVRIGTIPQPDGNVIFQRMYVCLSGCKNGFKAGCRRLIGLDGAFLKTQTGGQILSAVGQDANHHIYVIAWAIVDVENTENWRWFLELLHEDLGDYKENKWCFMSDMQKGLLSAVQEVMPHVHHRFCVWHLWRNFNKQWKDLELRGLLWECARSTTYQDFSDNMKKIKKINEDAWSYLNKWPMESWTKSAFSHAPKLDNICNNACEVFNARMKEARAKPIITLLEEVRMFVLRTIAKNKVKLAKHVGKLPPVVQSRLDKIRKESKSWMPIWTGDDNYEKFEVHGHPTNMVVDLGKRLCTCQFWMLTGMPCVHACAALARVNKRPEDFCHKWLTMDAYRDTYTHYINPLPGQSLWEKSDQNRPQAPKKKKKPGPVTKKRRKDADEGNEGSKKSKVTGTLKRQLKPFTCKYCLQKGHTKRGCPKKRAADVAQVLADAAAAVVAAKTKPTEQAPTEAPPDAPAPPPPEAPSQAAPEAPAQPPAPVEIDLSQPNYSDAQQSQHSQEDPPARPSKLQTRRRSSTPPSGSITVDPLQGASSATSSRLANFLKFVPTPGFKPPRKKK, encoded by the exons ATGGTAAGGGACTATGGAGAAACTCTATTGAAGTGTAATCCGGGGTCAACAGTTAGAATAGGAACCATCCCCCAACCAGATGGAAATGTGATCTTTCAGAGGATGTATGTATGTCTTAGTGGGTGCAAAAATGGTTTTAAGGCCGGGTGCAGGCGACTGATTGGTTTAGATGGTGCGTTCCTTAAAACTCAAACTGGAGGCCAGATTCTATCCGCTGTGGGTCAGGACGCAAATCATCACATCTATGTTATAGCATGGGCAATTGTGGATGTCGAGAACACGGAGAACTGGAGGTGGTTTCTGGAGCTACTCCATGAGGACCTTGGAGACTATAAAGAAAACAAATGGTGCTTCATGAGCGACATGCAAAAG GGCCTGCTGTCTGCAGTCCAGGAGGTCATGCCTCATGTCCACCATAGGTTTTGCGTGTGGCACTTATGGAGAAATTTTAACAAGCAGTGGAAGGATTTAGAGTTAAGGGGTTTACTTTGGGAATGCGCACGATCAACAACTTATCAAGATTTCTCTGACAATATGaagaagattaaaaaaattaatgaagatGCGTGGAGTTACCTGAACAAGTGGCCTATGGAGTCCTGGACAAAGTCAGCATTTAGTCATGCTCCTAAACTGGATAATATCTGCAATAACGCTTGCGAGGTCTTTAATGCAAGAATGAAGGAAGCAAGGGCCAAGCCAATCATCACGCTACTTGAGGAGGTCAGAATGTTTGTTTTGAGAACAATCGCTAAAAACAAAGTTAAGTTAGCCAAGCATGTAGGAAAGCTACCACCAGTGGTTCAAAGTAGGTTGGACAAGATCAGGAAGGAGTCTAAAAGTTGGATGCCAATCTGGACAGGGGATGATAACTATGAGAAGTTTGAAGTTCATGGTCATCCAACTAACATGGTAGTGGATTTGGGCAAGCGACTCTGCACATGTCAATTTTGGATGCTAACAG GAATGCCCTGTGTGCATGCGTGTGCAGCCCTCGCAAGGGTGAATAAGAGGCCTGAAGATTTCTGCCATAAGTGGCTCACCATGGACGCATATAGAGACACCTATACACATTACATAAATCCATTGCCTGGACAATCTCTTTGGGAAAAATCTGACCAGAATAGACCACAAgctccaaagaaaaagaagaagcctgGACCAGTaacaaagaaaaggagaaaggatGCAGATGAGGGTAATGAGGGAAGCAAGAAGTCTAAGGTAACTGGGACTCTAAAGAGACAACTAAAACCATTTACCTGCAAATACTGTCTACAAAAGGGGCACACAAAGAGGGGTTGTCCAAAAAAGAGAGCTGCTGATGTTGCTCAAGTTCTTGCTGATGCAGCAGCAGCTGTAGTTGCTGCTAAGACAAAGCCCACTGAACAAGCACCTACTGAAGCTCCTCCAGATGCACCTGCTCCGCCTCCTCCAGAAGCACCGTCTCAAGCTGCTCCAGAAGCCCCTGCTCAGCCACCTGCACCAGTTGAGATCGACCTCTCCCAGCCAAACTACTCCGATGCACAACAGTCCCAACATAGTCAAgag GATCCACCTGCGAGGCCATCAAAGTTGCAGACAAGAAGGAGGTCCTCCACACCACCATCAGGCTCGATTACTGTGGATCCACTACAAGGAGCAAGCTCAGCCACATCTTCAAGACTGGCCAACTTCCTCAAATTTGTCCCAACACCTGGCTTCAAGCCACcaaggaagaagaaatga